Proteins encoded in a region of the Tachyglossus aculeatus isolate mTacAcu1 chromosome 11, mTacAcu1.pri, whole genome shotgun sequence genome:
- the SLC20A1 gene encoding sodium-dependent phosphate transporter 1 codes for MESTTVLMTGTLAARAPGPLWMLILGFVIAFVLAFSVGANDVANSFGTAVGSGVVTLRQACVLASVFETVGSVLLGAKVSETIRKGLIDVDMYNSTQELMAGSVSAMFGSAVWQLAASFLKLPISGTHCIVGATIGFSLVAKGQEGVKWSELLKIVLSWFISPLLSGIMSAVLFFLVSTFILHKADPVPNGLRALPVFYACTIGINLFSIMYTGAPLLGFDKLPLWGTILISVGCAVVCALFVWFFVCPRMKKKIEREIKCSPSESPLMEKKSSLKEDPEETKSSLTAENQSSVSAGSSVALPLRAAVEEKTVSFKLGDLEEAPERERLSSVDLKETNIDGAMNGAVQLPSGNLVQFNQAVSNQMNSSGHYQYHTVHKDSGLYKELLHKLHLAKVGDCMGDSGDKPLRRNNSYTSYTMAICGMPLDSFRAKEGEPKGEEMEKLTWPTADPKKRIRMDSYTSYCNAVADIHPAADVDVSVKVEMGHGDRKGSNGSLEEWHDQDKPEVSLLFQFLQILTACFGSFAHGGNDVSNAIGPLVALYLVYETGDVASKAATPIWLLLYGGVGICIGLWVWGRRVIQTMGKDLTPITPSSGFSIELASALTVVIASNVGLPISTTHCKVGSVVSVGWLRSKKAVDWRLFRNIFMAWFVTVPISGVISAAIMAIFKYVILKM; via the exons ATGGAATCGACGACGGTGCTGATGACCGGCACGCTTGCTGCTAGGGCCCCCGGTCCGTTGTGGATGCTCATCCTGGGCTTCGTCATCGCGTTCGTCTTGGCTTTCTCCGTCGGGGCCAACGACGTGGCCAACTCGTTCGGTACGGCCGTCGGCTCCGGGGTCGTGACCCTTCGCCAGGCCTGCGTCCTGGCCAGCGTCTTCGAGACCGTGGGCTCCGTCTTACTGGGGGCCAAAGTGAGCGAAACCATTAGGAAAGGCTTGATTGACGTGGACATGTACAACTCGACCCAGGAGCTGATGGCCGGCTCTGTCAGTGCCATGTTTG GTTCCGCCGTGTGGCAGCTAGCCGCTTCGTTTTTGAAGCTTCCCATATCGGGTACCCATTGTATTGTTGGTGCGACCATTGGTTTCTCCCTCGTGGCTAAAGGACAAGAAGGCGTCAAATGGTCAGAGCTGCTAAAAATTG tgTTGTCTtggttcatctctcctctcctttctggaATCATGTCTGCAGTTTTGTTCTTCCTTGTCAGCACATTTATCCTTCACAAG gcTGATCCCGTTCCCAATGGCTTGCGAGCTTTGCCAGTCTTCTATGCCTGCACAATTGGAATTAACCTCTTCTCCATCATGTACACTGGCGCCCCTT TGCTGGGCTTTGACAAACTTCCTCTGTGGGGTACCATTCTCATCTCGGTGGGATGTGCAGTTGTCTGTGCCCTTTTCGTCTGGTTCTTTGTATGTCCCAGGATGAAGAAGAAAATCGAGC GAGAAATCAAATGCAGCCCCTCTGAGAGTCCCCTGATGGAGAAAAAGAGCAGTTTGAAAGAAGACCCCGAGGAAACCAAATCATCCCTCACTGCTGAGAATCAGAGTTCCGTTTCTGCCGGGAGCTCTGTGGCCCTCCCTCTGCGGGCAGCCGTGGAAGAAAAAACCGTCTCTTTCAAGCTGGGAGACTTGGAGGAAGCTCCAGAGCGAGAGAGACTTTCAAGTGTCGACTTGAAAGAAACCAACATAGATGGTGCAATGAATG GTGCAGTTCAGCTGCCCAGCGGCAACCTCGTCCAGTTTAACCAAGCAGTCAGCAACCAGATGAACTCCAGTGGCCATTACCAGTACCATACCGTTCACAAAGATTCTGGTTTGTATAAAGAGCTGCTCCACAAGCTACACCTGGCCAAAGTCGGAGACTGCATGGGTGACTCTGGGGACAAACCCCTGAGGCGCAACAACAGCTACACTTCCTACACCATGGCAATTTGCGGCATGCCTCTAGATTCGTTCCGTGCCAAAGAAGGTGAGCCcaagggggaggagatggagaagctgACCTGGCCCACTGCGGACCCCAAAAAGAGAATCCGTATGGACAGTTACACCAGCTACTGCAACGCCGTGGCCGACATCCACCCGGCAGCTGATGTGGACGTGAGCGTGAAGGTGGAGATGGGCCACGGAGACCGGAAGGGAAGCAACGGCTCCCTGGAAGAATGGCATGACCAGGATAAACCCGAGGTGTCCCTCCTCTTCCAGTTCTTGCAGATCCTCACGGCCTGTTTTGGGTCGTTTGCCCACGGGGGTAATGATGTCAG CAATGCTATCGGCCCGCTGGTTGCTCTCTACTTGGTCTATGAAACCGGCGATGTTGCTTCTAAAGCGGCCACCCCAATTTGGTTGCTGCTCTACGGTGGTGTTGGTATTTGCATTGGCTTGTGGGTCTGGGGAAGGAGAGTGATCCAGACCATGGGGAAAGATCTGACTCCAATCACACCCTCAAG TGGCTTCAGCATTGAGCTGGCATCCGCGCTCACTGTGGTAATTGCTTCAAATGTCGGCCTTCCCATCAGTACGACTCACTGTAAA